A window of the Parambassis ranga chromosome 17, fParRan2.1, whole genome shotgun sequence genome harbors these coding sequences:
- the LOC114449638 gene encoding plexin domain-containing protein 2-like — MAKTVVIFTCLVIVQQFQKSFMKLKSANGLPGIKRPSPSEGKQTYEFAEDHDHLRERRWADKRAHYKNQHQPEEADPHLLMEEGHDNSTQIVDIDHTYYTSKIYCPGDAAGKDLWVNIDEMEEDKWKVRHFLSNTYRHSERVNLSFDFPFYGHLLKEITVATGGFIYTGDIIHRMLTATQYIAPLMANFDPSLSKNSSVFYFDNGTALVVQWNRIRLQHISLGSFTFQAVLHSDGRIVFAYKEIPIDISDISCESHPVKVGLSDAFVVLHEIVQIPNVRRRTIYEYHKVDILKSKISNSTAVEMLPLPTCLQFSSCGPCVTSQIGFNCSWCSRLQRCSSGFDRNRQDWVDLGCPDERRDSRCLRMTDVTNATSHHVMRSTTPATVTAEQTSGMTSTLLSKTYSVTNPSTHTSTNRTIPSPQPPTSKSADVSMPCVFCNVRQYEGQLNTEESDEQLQIGLLTGIVIVMVVMVAAIFTSIYMYNHPTSTASLFFIERRPTRWPVMKFRRGSGRPSYAEVEAPDQDKDGTVVIDPKQSFVISNRRESEQKEGFIVPDQRERFLCSESS; from the exons ATGGCGAAGACGGTTGTCATCTTTACATGTCTGGTCATTGTACAACAGTTTCAGAAAAGCTTCATGAAGTTAAAGTCTGCTAACG GCCTTCCTGGCATAAAGAGGCCGTCTCCTTCAGAGGGAAAGCAGACATATGAGTTCGCTGAGGACCATGATCATCTCAGAGAACGGAGGTGGGCGGATAAGAGGGCTCACTACAAAAACCAGCATCAGCCAGAGGAGGCAGATCCTCACCTACTGATGGAGGAGGGACACGATAATTCAACACAGATCGTA GACATCGATCACACTTATTACACATCTAAAATCTACTGCCCTGGAGACGCAGCTGGTAAAGATCTGTGGGTGAACATCGatgagatggaggaggacaaGTGGAAAGTCCGACACTTCCTGTccaacacatacagacactctGAG AGAGTGAACCTTTCCTTTGACTTTCCTTTTTATGGCCATTTACTTAAAGAGATCACAGTTGCAACAGGAG GTTTCATTTACACAGGAGATATCATCCACCGGATGCTCACAGCCACTCAGTACATTGCTCCTTTGATGGCGAACTTTGACCCAAGCTTGTCCAAAAACTCCTCTGTCTTTTACTTTGATAATG GCActgcattggtggttcagtggaaCCGCATTCGCCTCCAGCACATCAGTCTGGGAAGCTTCACCTTCCAAGCTGTTCTGCACAGTGATGGACGAATTGTCTTTGCCTACAAAGAG ATTCCTATCGACATCAGTGACATCAGCTGTGAGAGTCATCCTGTCAAAGTGGGCTTGTCGGACGCTTTTGTGGTTCTACATGAGATAGTACAGATTCCTA ATGTCCGTCGGAGAACCATCTATGAGTATCACAAAGTCGACATCCTAAAGTCAAAAATCTCCAACTCTACAGCTGTGGAGATGCTTCCTCTGCCGA CATGTCTGCAGTTTTCCAGCTGTGGCCCATGTGTCACTTCTCAGATTGGCTTTAACTGCAGTTGGTGCAGTCGGCTACAAAG ATGCTCCAGTGGATTTGATCGTAACCGCCAGGACTGGGTGGATCTTGGCTGTCCTGATGAG CGACGGGATTCTCGTTGTCTCCGGATGACTGATGTCACTAATGCCACATCACACCATGTAATGCGCTCAACCACTCCTGCTACAGTGACTGCAGAGCAGACCTCTGGCATGACCTCCACTCTTCTCAGCAAGACCTACAGTGTCACCAACCCCTCAACACACACCAGCACCAACAGAACAATACCAAGCCCACAGCCTCCGACCAGCAAATCTGCAGACG TATCCATGCCCTGTGTGTTCTGTAATGTCAGACAGTATGAGGGTCAACTG aacacagaggagagtgatGAGCAGCTACAGATTGGTCTCCTGACGGGGATCGTCATAGTGATGGTTGTCATGGTTGCAGCCATCTTCACGTCCATCTACATGTACAACCACCCCACCTCCACTGCCAGCCTCTTTTTCATAGAG CGACGCCCCACTCGCTGGCCAGTCATGAAGTTCAGACGAGGCTCTGGTCGTCCTTCATACGCTGAGGTGGAGGCTCCCGATCAGGACAAAGACGGCACAGTTGTTATCGACCCCAAACAGTCTTTTGTGATCTCAAACagaagagagagcgagcagaaAGAGGGATTCATAGTTCCTGATCAGAGGGAGCGCTTCCTTTGCTCAGAGTCCTCCTGA
- the LOC114449486 gene encoding 12 kDa FK506-binding protein-like, producing MGVDVETIRPGDGHSYPQKGQTVTVHYVGTLTNGTKFDSSRDRGTPFKFKLGAGQVIRGWDEGVAQMSIGQVARLTCSPDYAYGSKGYPPIIPANSTLIFEVELLKCA from the exons ATGGGAGTGGACGTTGAAACCATTAGACCCGGCGACG GACATTCTTATCCACAGAAAGGACAGACCGTCACCGTACACTACGTTG GAACGCTGACAAATGGGACGAAGTTTGACTCCTCCAGGGATCGAGGAACACCCTTCAAGTTCAAACTGGGAGCTGGTCAGGTCATCCGTGGCTGGGATGAAGGTGTAGCTCAG ATGAGCATCGGCCAGGTGGCCAGGTTGACCTGCTCTCCGGACTATGCGTACGGCAGCAAAGGATACCCACCCATCATCCCTGCAAACTCCACTCTCATTTTTGAAGTGGAGCTTCTGAAATGTGCTTAA
- the bcl10 gene encoding B-cell lymphoma/leukemia 10 isoform X1: MDGPQLNEEDMAEIKKDVLTKLRYYLCDKIRADRHLDFLRSRRILTRDDAEEISCRTTQTKRTAMLLDCLIDNPRGLDALIDSIREMRSQNFIITKITDEVQKAKNEKLESLRAAAASSSSSVCSLSTPSTTTDLPNSFSNNSTLLFHPDGERSPSTSDIQGSLNLPSIQKDGDTAASIAAASSTTSSTTSSTTSSSLLRPGDPGAPPLPDEVMVEPSIDTTAAGCPSSGSDPNFQPLRSRSLTPSPRNIF, from the exons ATGGATGGTCCTCAGCTCAATGAAGAGGACATGGCAGAGATTAAAAAAGAC GTGCTGACCAAACTGAGGTACTACCTCTGCGACAAGATCAGAGCTGATCGGCACCTGGACTTCCTCCGCTCTCGCAGGATCCTGACCAGAGACGACGCAGaggagatcagctgcaggaccACACAGACCAAGAGGACGGCCATGCTGTTGGACTGTCTAATCGATAACCCCCGCGGCCTGGACGCCCTGATTGATTCCATCCGGGAGATGCGCTCACAAAACTTTATCATCACTAAGATCACAGATGAGGTGCAAAAGGCCAAGAATGAAAAGCTTGAGTCCCTCAGAG cagctgctgcctccAGTTCCTCATCTGTTTGTTCTCTCAGCACTCCAAGCACAACCACTGACCTCCCCAACTCCTTTTCCAACAACTCCACTCTGCTTTTCCACCCAGATGGAGAGCGCAGCCCCTCTACTTCAGACATACAAGGCTCGCTCAATCTGCCTTCTATACAGAAAGACGGAGATACTGCTGCCAGCATCGCTGCAGCTTCCTCCACAACCTCCTCCACGACCTCCTCTACaacctcctccagcctcttgaGGCCTGGAGACCCGGGAGCTCCTCCACTGCCAGATGAGGTGATGGTCGAACCCAGTATAGATACCACAGCAGCCGGGTGCCCCAGCAGCGGATCGGACCCAAATTTCCAGCCTCTTCGGTCCCGCTCGCTCACTCCGTCACCCAGGAACATCTTTTAA
- the bcl10 gene encoding B-cell lymphoma/leukemia 10 isoform X2, which translates to MDGPQLNEEDMAEIKKDVLTKLRYYLCDKIRADRHLDFLRSRRILTRDDAEEISCRTTQTKRTAMLLDCLIDNPRGLDALIDSIREMRSQNFIITKITDEVQKAKNEKLESLRAAASSSSSVCSLSTPSTTTDLPNSFSNNSTLLFHPDGERSPSTSDIQGSLNLPSIQKDGDTAASIAAASSTTSSTTSSTTSSSLLRPGDPGAPPLPDEVMVEPSIDTTAAGCPSSGSDPNFQPLRSRSLTPSPRNIF; encoded by the exons ATGGATGGTCCTCAGCTCAATGAAGAGGACATGGCAGAGATTAAAAAAGAC GTGCTGACCAAACTGAGGTACTACCTCTGCGACAAGATCAGAGCTGATCGGCACCTGGACTTCCTCCGCTCTCGCAGGATCCTGACCAGAGACGACGCAGaggagatcagctgcaggaccACACAGACCAAGAGGACGGCCATGCTGTTGGACTGTCTAATCGATAACCCCCGCGGCCTGGACGCCCTGATTGATTCCATCCGGGAGATGCGCTCACAAAACTTTATCATCACTAAGATCACAGATGAGGTGCAAAAGGCCAAGAATGAAAAGCTTGAGTCCCTCAGAG ctgctgcctccAGTTCCTCATCTGTTTGTTCTCTCAGCACTCCAAGCACAACCACTGACCTCCCCAACTCCTTTTCCAACAACTCCACTCTGCTTTTCCACCCAGATGGAGAGCGCAGCCCCTCTACTTCAGACATACAAGGCTCGCTCAATCTGCCTTCTATACAGAAAGACGGAGATACTGCTGCCAGCATCGCTGCAGCTTCCTCCACAACCTCCTCCACGACCTCCTCTACaacctcctccagcctcttgaGGCCTGGAGACCCGGGAGCTCCTCCACTGCCAGATGAGGTGATGGTCGAACCCAGTATAGATACCACAGCAGCCGGGTGCCCCAGCAGCGGATCGGACCCAAATTTCCAGCCTCTTCGGTCCCGCTCGCTCACTCCGTCACCCAGGAACATCTTTTAA
- the mcoln3a gene encoding mucolipin-3 — translation MEDTEPLLSGQRGSEERRSNGHCRCSTHALELKEVEDFRRRLKYFFMNPCEKYKARGRKPWKLMLQILKIAIITVQLVSFGLSNEMMVTFKDENLMAFRHLFLKGYKDHRLGSYALYTKADVYDHIYYIINRYTNLQNLTVGNLAYENVAGEYTPLSVCQVFYKKSSIDPENDTFNIDPHVDKECVSIYPSQWLENSSVATHVNFSLDFKRLLSVNIYLSLKTINLQTVRHHELPDCYDFHITIIFDNHAHSGKIKVDVENDVKIYECRDWNVEGSSGKGDSLLLLFDSVVILACITSLILCMRSIINGVQLQFKFNIFFHAYYNKIVTWSDRMEFVNGWYILIIVSDTLTIAGSGLKIGIQTKFLTTYDVCSILLGTATMLAWVGVIRYLGFFKKYNILILTLRAALPNVMRFCCCAAMIYFGYCFCGWIVLGPYHEKFRTLDKVTECLFSLVNGDDMYGTFMKMRDKSYMVWFFSRLYLYSFISLFIYMVLSLFIAVITDTYETIKHQQQDKKPVSQLQTFIAECRDQPESGRYQTNEEPSTCCMSPCGCFG, via the exons ATGGAGGACACAGAGCCGCTGTTGTCTGGACAGAGAgggtcagaggagaggaggtccaACGGTCACTGCAGATGCAGCACTCACGCTCTGGAgttgaaggaggtggaggatttCAGGCGGAGGCTCAAATACTTCTTTATGAACCCCTGCGAGAAGTACAAAGCCAGGGGTCGCAAACCATGGAAGCTGATGCTTCAAATTCTGAAAATCGCCATTATCACGGTTCag TTGGTGTCTTTTGGCCTCAGCAATGAAATGATGGTCACCTTCAAAGATGAAAATCTGATGGCATTCAGACATCTATTCCTCAAAGGATACAAGGACCACCGACTGGGGAGTTACGCACTTTACACAAAAGCAGACGTGTATGATCACATCTACTACATCATCAACAGG TATACCAACCTCCAGAACCTGACTGTAGGTAACCTGGCCTATGAGAATGTTGCTGGCGAGTACACtcctctgtccgtctgtcaAGTGTTTTACAAAAAGAGCAGCATTGATCCTGAAAATGATACCTTCAACATTGATCCCCACGTTGATAAAG AATGTGTGTCCATATACCCTTCGCAGTGGTTGGAAAACAGCAGTGTGGCGACTCATGTTAACTTCTCCTTAGATTTTAAAAG gctGCTGTCAGTGAACATCTACCTCAGTCTGAAAACCATCAATCTGCAGACTGTGCGGCACCATGAGCTACCCGACTGTTATGACTTCCATATAACG ataATATTTGACAATCATGCACACAGTGGAAAGATAAAGGTGGATGTTGAAAATGATGTCAAAATATATGAATGCAGAGACTGGAATGTGGAAGGCagct CTGGAAAGGGCGACAGTCTCCTTTTGCTGTTTGATTCTGTGGTCATCCTCGCCTGCATCACCTCCCTGATCCTCTGCATGCGATCCATCATCAACGGCGTCCAACTCCAGTTT AAGTTCAACATATTCTTCCATGCCTACTACAACAAAATTGTGACCTGGTCAGATCGCATGGAGTTTGTGAATGGCTGGTACATCCTGATCATCGTGAGCGACACACTGACCATTGCAGGATCAGGCCTGAAAATTGGTATACAAACaaag TTCCTGACCACCTACGACGTGTGTAGCATCTTGCTGGGAACAGCCACCATGCTTGCCTGGGTCGGTGTGATTCGTTACCTTGGTTTCTTCAAGAAATACAAT ATCTTAATCTTAACCCTAAGGGCTGCGTTGCCAAATGTGATGCGTTTCTGCTGTTGTGCGGCCATGATCTACTTTGGTTACTGCTTCTGCGGCTGGATTGTCCTCGGACCTTACCATGAGAAG TTTCGAACACTTGACAAGGTGACCGAGTGCCTCTTCTCTCTTGTAAACGGAGACGACATGTACGGCACCTTCATGAAGATGAGAGACAAGAGCTACATGGTGTGGTTTTTCAGCAGGCTCTACCTCTACTCCTTCATCTCCCTCTTCATCTACATGGTGCTCAGCTTGTTCATTGCTGTCATCACTGACACCTACGAGACCATCAAG CATCAACAGCAAGACAAGAAACCGGTGTCCCAGCTTCAGACCTTTATAGCAGAGTGCAGAGACCAGCCCGAGTCCGGAAGATACCAGACCAATGAAGAGCCATCGACCTGCTGCATGTCTCCATGTGGCTGCTTTGGATGA
- the ssx2ipa gene encoding synovial sarcoma, X breakpoint 2 interacting protein a, whose protein sequence is MGEWRTTEISMENCEISSISQVTMSPSRQNNLMSMYSLPLLKNSYNVISAFCTEDNIPQCISYINQELSSLGLSTCIEAASPGGASLNTMPALNAMYELIQIHRRTMCNLEELEKEQLKKSSTLEHMQMSNSRLKDQLELSMREKSGLHETERQLLLKIKTLQSCLKTEKDEVQKLQSIIASRASQYSHDAKRKEREAAKLKERLSQLLVDRKDKKLAIDVLNSLGRSDGKRSHWKTAKATASHESEMYKSLLSDYEASQRSLMLENAELKKVLQQMKKEMIHILSPPKPSNRGATANDSQQGNSDGEEKAGDSSRETLDQSCEHAREQLTNSIRQQWRKLRSHVEKLDSKASQVQNQLESNTEVVPRETHEEEMERMRHEVQQCKEFIHTQQQLLQQQLNTSFDDETAALLNDCYTLEEKERLKEEWRLFEEQKRNFERERKNFTEAAIRLGREKKAFEEDRASWLKNQFLNMTPFTDRRRCSSSDGQSALSIKSEPEIRMSSVKAPMSKSSTYTAFSTPKPSQSAAFPSTTELYRTLRLIPDGSSSRYSNRGRWQESSTIDDGDSRGKSKLRGRCGDLSIFSLGEDENSLT, encoded by the exons ATGGGAGAGTGGCGGACAACTGAGATATCTATGG AAAATTGTGAGATCTCCAGCATATCACAAGTGACAATGTCTCCCTCAAGACAGAACAACCTCATGTCCATGTACTCTTTGCCCTTGTTGAAAAACTCCTACAATGTGATAAGTGCCTTTTGCACAGAGGATAATATTCCTCAGTGCATTTCATACATCAATCAG GAGCTCTCCTCACTGGGCCTCTCCACGTGTATTGAGGCTGCCTCACCAGGGGGAGCCAGCCTGAACACGATGCCAGCTCTGAATGCCATGTATGAGCTCATACAGATCCACAGACGAACTATGTGCAACTTAGAAGAGCTTGAGAAAGAACAGCTGAAAAAGTCCAGCACTTTGGAGCACATGCAGATGAGCAACTCCAGACTGAAG GATCAGCTGGAACTGTCCATGAGGGAGAAATCTGGTCTAcatgagacagagaggcagctaCTCCTCAAAATTAAGACTTTGCAGAGCtgcttaaaaacagaaaaagacgaG GTTCAGAAGCTCCAGAGCATCATTGCTAGTCGTGCCTCTCAATATAGTCATGATGccaagaggaaagagagagaagctgcaaaGCTAAAGGAACGCCTCAGCCAGCTACTGGTCGACAGAAAGGATAAGAAACTTG CTATCGATGTTCTGAATTCTTTGGGACGGTCAGATGGAAAAAGGAGCCACTGGAAGACTGCCAAAGCAACAGCCAG CCACGAGAGTGAGATGTACAAGTCCTTGCTCAGTGACTATGAGGCGAGTCAGAGGTCTCTGATGCTAGAGAATGCTGAGCTTAAGAAAGTCCTCCAGCAGATGAAGAAGGAAATGATACACATCCTGAGTCCACCCAAGCCCTCTAACAGAGGAGCCACTGCCAATGACAGCCAACAG ggTAATTCAGATGGAGAAGAGAAGGCAGGGGACAGCAGCAGGGAAACTCTGGACCAATCCTGTGAGCACGCCAGGGAGCAGCTCACCAACAGCATCCGCCAGCAGTGGAGGAAACTGAGGAGCCATGTGGAGAAGTTGGATAGCAAAG ccTCCCAAGTGCAGAATCAGCTAGAGTCCAATACGGAGGTGGTGCCACGGGAAACCcatgaggaggagatggagcgGATGAGGCATGAAGTCCAGCAGTGCAAAGagttcatacacacacaacagcagctcctccag CAACAGCTCAACACATCATTTGATGATGAGACTGCAGCTCTCCTTAATGACTGCTACACGCTGGAAGAGAAGGAGCGTCTGAAAGAGGAATGGAGGCTCTTTGAGGAACAGAAGAGAAActtcgagagagagagaaagaacttCACAGAGGCTGCCATTCGCCTGGGGCGAGAG AAAAAGGCATTTGAGGAGGACCGTGCCTCTTGGCTTAAGAATCAGTTTTTAAACATGACTCCCTTTACAGACCGGAGGAGATGTTCCTCGTCTGATGGTCAAAGTGCCTTATCAATTA AAAGTGAACCAGAGATCAGAATGTCTTCTGTAAAAGCTCCGATGTCCAAATCATCAACCTACACTGCGTTCTCCACTCCAAAACCCTCACAAAGTGCTGCTTTCCCATCCACAACTGAACTCTACCGAACACTCCGCCTGATACCAGATGGCAG TTCCTCCAGATATTCTAATCGAGGCCGCTGGCAGGAATCCAGCACCATTGATGATGGAGACAGCCGGGGCAAATCAAAACTTAGAGGTCGATGTGGTGACTTGAGCATCTTCTCTTTGGGTGAAGATGAGAACAGCCTCACCTAG
- the gng5 gene encoding guanine nucleotide-binding protein G(I)/G(S)/G(O) subunit gamma-5, producing the protein MSSSSSLVAMKKVVHQLRFEASINRVKVSQAAADLQQFCIQNATQDPLLTGVSSSTNPFRPQKVCSFL; encoded by the exons ATGTCGAGTTCCTCCAGCTTGGTGGCAATGAAAAAGGTGGTACATCAGCTGCGCTTCGAGGCGAGCATAAACAGAGTGAAA GTTTCTCAGGCAGCCGCTGACCTACAACAATTTTGCATACAGAATGCCACGCAGGACCCTCTGCTCACTGGTGTGTCGTCCAGCACCAACCCCTTCAGACCACAGAAGGTCTGCTCCTTCTTGTGA